One Eubacterium sp. 1001713B170207_170306_E7 genomic region harbors:
- the nuoE gene encoding NADH-quinone oxidoreductase subunit NuoE translates to MAELVPIDNLDVVKEIVAEHRDVPGCLMQILQETQEKYGYLPIELQQTIADELDIPLTEVYGVATFYSQFTLKPKGKYKIGVCLGTACYVKGSQAILDKVTDTLGLAVGDTTEDGKFSVDATRCVGACGLAPVMSINEDVYGRLSVNEVKDILEKY, encoded by the coding sequence TTGGCTGAATTAGTACCTATTGACAATTTGGATGTTGTAAAGGAAATCGTTGCTGAACACCGTGACGTTCCAGGCTGTCTGATGCAGATTCTGCAGGAAACACAGGAAAAGTACGGTTATCTGCCCATCGAGCTGCAGCAGACCATTGCAGACGAACTCGATATTCCTTTAACAGAAGTGTATGGGGTAGCAACATTTTACTCCCAGTTTACCTTGAAGCCGAAGGGCAAGTACAAGATTGGCGTTTGTTTGGGGACAGCGTGCTATGTAAAAGGCTCTCAGGCTATTCTGGACAAGGTTACCGATACCCTTGGCCTGGCTGTTGGCGACACCACAGAGGACGGCAAGTTCTCAGTCGATGCAACGCGCTGCGTAGGCGCCTGCGGTCTGGCTCCGGTTATGAGCATCAATGAAGATGTCTACGGACGCCTGAGTGTAAACGAAGTAAAAGATATTCTCGAAAAATACTGA
- a CDS encoding ATP-binding protein, translating to MKELSLHILDITQNSIRAGASLVKLTINENVDGNLLEIIIEDNGKGIPADKLPSITDPFVTTRTTRRVGLGLSLFKDAAEGCDGRFEIQSEENVGTRVYASFAYDHIDRMPLGNMPDSVITMLMSFGEAELVYVQRYNEREFVFDSREIKEILGEDSLMNDPDILNWIRGYVEEGLEEITEE from the coding sequence ATGAAAGAGTTATCGCTGCATATACTGGATATTACACAGAATTCCATTCGGGCGGGCGCAAGTCTGGTAAAATTAACCATCAATGAAAACGTAGACGGTAATCTGCTTGAGATTATCATTGAGGATAACGGCAAGGGGATACCAGCCGATAAGCTGCCAAGTATCACGGATCCTTTTGTGACGACACGCACCACACGGCGCGTGGGCCTTGGGCTTTCATTGTTTAAAGACGCGGCCGAGGGCTGTGACGGCCGGTTTGAAATCCAGTCAGAGGAAAATGTGGGGACGCGGGTTTACGCATCCTTCGCCTACGACCATATCGACCGGATGCCGCTGGGAAACATGCCCGACAGTGTGATCACCATGCTCATGTCCTTTGGGGAGGCGGAGCTTGTATATGTACAGAGGTATAACGAGCGCGAATTTGTATTTGACTCGAGAGAGATCAAAGAGATTCTCGGGGAAGACAGCCTTATGAATGATCCGGATATTTTAAACTGGATCCGGGGCTATGTTGAAGAAGGACTCGAAGAAATTACGGAGGAGTAA
- a CDS encoding (2Fe-2S) ferredoxin domain-containing protein encodes MKKSLEELKAIRSKKLEEINLRKGKDGYRVVVGMATCGIAAGARPVMVKLMEEVETQGLKDVTVAQTGCIGVCRLEPIVEVYNPEGEKVTYVKMTPEKVQRIVDEHLKNGKVVEEYTMTIVDGKVIEPVKQA; translated from the coding sequence ATGAAGAAATCCTTAGAAGAATTAAAGGCGATCAGAAGTAAGAAGCTTGAAGAAATTAATCTGAGAAAAGGCAAGGACGGCTACCGTGTGGTTGTTGGGATGGCAACCTGTGGGATCGCTGCCGGCGCAAGACCTGTAATGGTCAAATTAATGGAAGAAGTGGAAACCCAGGGCTTAAAGGACGTTACCGTTGCCCAGACTGGCTGTATTGGTGTCTGCCGTCTCGAACCCATTGTCGAAGTTTACAATCCGGAAGGTGAAAAGGTTACCTATGTCAAAATGACGCCGGAAAAGGTACAGCGCATTGTGGACGAACATTTGAAAAACGGCAAAGTAGTGGAAGAGTACACCATGACTATCGTTGACGGAAAAGTCATCGAACCCGTCAAACAGGCATAA